The following proteins come from a genomic window of Carassius auratus strain Wakin chromosome 18, ASM336829v1, whole genome shotgun sequence:
- the LOC113118275 gene encoding aryl hydrocarbon receptor nuclear translocator-like protein 2 — translation MSARNTAAGGGDGATGEMPGDSLEGEPQGLSVSLSGLMTPASATGMASGMELPRKRKGSMDNPETKSASNLEEDMEDDQGRSEGDDQHLKIKCVREPHSQIEKRRRDKMNNLIDELAAMIPTCNPMSRKLDKLTVLRMAVQHLKSLKGATSSFAEANYKPAFLPDDELKHLVLRAADGFLFVVGCDRGKIVFVSESVSKTLNYSRTELIGQSLFDYVHPKDIGKVKEQLSASELYPRERLIDAKTGLQVQAELPVGAARLCSGARRSFFCRMKYNKVTVKEERDFQAGASKKKESQRYCTVHCTGYMRTWPTRQLGTEGEAETDKESSHFSCLVAVGRVHPHTLPQANGEIKVKPTEFVTRYAMDGKFTFVDQRATTILGYLPQELLGTSCYEYFHLDDLPHLADRHRKVLRSKEKIETNCYKFKTKYGSFVTLQSQWFSFINPWTKEIEYIVSTNTVISGKSNPGGSGDKSEQPSSSKASEDDAKKSQQVPIIPGISSASGMIYAGCIGTQIANEIMDYNRMNSSPSSGNTSPFSLLQDKSPLALAQASSNVPNGEVTDVEMPGKSSSEEEARGGAFTAGESLMEGSSQLDLEGVPGLGALSTDEAAMAVIMSLLETDANLGEAVDFDEMHWSL, via the exons GAGACTCACTAGAGGGAGAACCCCAGggcctctctgtctctctgtctggttTGATGACCCCCGCCTCAGCCACCGGCATGGCCTCAGGCATGGAGCTGCCCAGGAAACGGAAAGGCAGCATGGACAACCC GGAAACAAAATCTGCTTCAAATCTAGAGGAGGATATGGAGGACGATCAGGGAAG ATCGGAAGGAGACGACCAgcacttaaaaattaaatgtgtcaG AGAACCTCACAGTCAGATCGAGAAACGGCGGCGAGATAAGATGAATAACTTGATTGATGAGTTGGCAGCGATGATTCCCACCTGTAACCCCATGTCCCGCAAGCTTGACAAACTCACTGTGTTACGAATGGCTGTCCAGCACCTCAAATCACTCAAAG GAGCAACCAGCTCGTTTGCAGAAGCCAATTACAAACCTGCATTCCTCCCAGATGATGAGCTCAAACACCTTGTCTTAAGG GCTGCAGATGGATTTCTCTTTGTGGTTGGCTGTGACCGTGGGAAGATAGTCTTTGTCTCAGAATCTGTTTCGAAAACACTGAATTACAGTCGG ACGGAGTTAATTGGACAGAGCCTGTTTGATTATGTTCATCCTAAGGACATTGGTAAAGTGAAGGAACAGCTGTCTGCCTCTGAACTCTACCCACGGGAGCGCCTCATAGACGCCAAAA CGGGATTGCAGGTGCAGGCTGAGCTCCCCGTCGGAGCAGCTCGGCTCTGCTCTGGAGCCCGGCGCTCATTTTTCTGCCGAATGAAGTACAACAAAGTTACTGTCAAAGAAGAGAGGGACTTCCAAGCTGGGGCTTCAAAAAAGAAAG AGTCACAGCGGTACTGCACTGTGCACTGCACGGGATACATGCGCACCTGGCCCACGCGCCAGCTGGGCACAGAGGGGGAGGCTGAGACGGATAAAGAGAGCTCCCACTTCAGCTGCCTGGTAGCAGTGGGCCGCGTGCACCCCCACACCCTCCCACAGGCCAACGGAGAGATCAAGGTCAAGCCTACTGAATTTGTCACCCGCTACGCCATGGATGGCAAATTCACCTTTGTGGATCAACG AGCCACCACTATTCTGGGTTATTTACCCCAGGAGCTGCTAGGCACATCCTGCTATGAATACTTCCATCTGGACGACCTGCCTCATTTGGCAGATAGACACCGAAAAG TGCTGAGGAGTAAAGAGAAGATTGAGACAAACTGCTATAAGTTTAAAACGAAATATGGCTCTTTTGTCACCTTACAAAGTCAGTGGTTTAGTTTTATAAATCCCTGGACCAAAGAAATAGAATACATAGTGTCGACCAACACCGTAATATC CGGTAAAAGTAATCCAGGTGGATCAGGGGATAAATCTGAGCAGCCTAGTAGTTCCAAGGCCTCGGAGG ATGATGCCAAGAAGTCCCAACAAGTTCCAATCATCCCAGGGATCTCCAGTGCATCAGGCATGATTTACGCTGGGTGCATAGGGACCCAAATTGCTAATGAGATAATGGACTATAATAG GATGAACTCCTCACCATCCAGCGGCAATACAAGTCCATTCAGTTTACTGCAGGACAAGTCTCCACTGGCCCTTGCTCAGGCCAGCAGCAAT GTGCCAAATGGAGAAGTGACAGATGTGGAGATGCCTGGCAAATCAAGCTCAGAGGAGGAAGCGAGGGGTGGGGCCTTCACCGCGGGAGAAAGTCTGATGG AGGGGAGCTCTCAGTTGGATCTGGAGGGGGTTCCTGGGTTAGGCGCTCTGAGCACTGACGAGGCAGCCATGGCGGTCATCATGAGCTTACTGGAGACCGATGCTAACCTGGGTGAGGCCGTGGACTTTGACGAGATGCACTGGTCTCTGTGA